The following proteins are encoded in a genomic region of Glycine max cultivar Williams 82 chromosome 18, Glycine_max_v4.0, whole genome shotgun sequence:
- the LOC100815362 gene encoding putative BPI/LBP family protein At1g04970: MAPSIVLSLLPLLLVSTCCYAQPLEEGFISGVISDKGLEYAKELLIEKGIASIVMLQLPEIENSAQVPLVGNAKVVLSDITIKDVEVNSSSVKTGESGIVLVISGAIANMSMRWRYTVSSWLIPFGISDSGNASVKVTGMQVGLTVNIRNQEGTLKLALLDYGCYVGDLSIKLDGGASWLYQLLVDVFEGDITSAVEEGISEKIKEGIMNLDHFLKSLPEQISLDKTAALNVSFVGNPVLSNSSIAIAINGLFTGKNEVLVPQRYYQKGMKISAACGGLQKMIKVSIHENVFKSASLVYYNAGKMQLIIDELPDQDILNTAEWRFIVPQLYKRYPNDDMQLNISISSPPVIQVTYQDIGATIFVDITIDVLEDGEVIPVACISVEISASCAVEIEGNNIAGWLRLQTFSAYLKWSKIGKLHVRLIQSLMSSVLKTVVLPYLNFKLKRGFPLPIIDGYGFQNAIILYNHPWIMVCSDVSFLEDYYLGQQLAYVS; encoded by the exons ATGGCACCCTCAATTGTTTTGTCTCTACTACCCCTTCTTCTGGTTTCAACTTGTTGTTATGCGCAACCCCTTGAAGAGGGTTTTATCTCTGGGGTCATATCTGACAAGGGTCTTGAATATGCCAAGGAGTTGTTGATAGAGAAAGGTATTGCCTCCATTGTTATGCTTCAGCTGCCAGAGATTGAGAATTCTGCCCAAGTCCCTTTGGTTGGAAATGCTAAAGTGGTTCTTTCTGACATCACAATCAAGGATGTTGAAGTCAATTCTTCATCTGTTAAGACTGGGGAGAGTGGCATTGTTCTAGTGATTTCAGGTGCCATTGCTAATATGAGTATGAGGTGGAGGTACACTGTCAGCTCTTGGTTAATCCCATTTGGAATTTCAGATAGTGGGAATGCTTCAGTGAAG GTTACAGGTATGCAAGTGGGACTCACAGTAAATATAAGGAACCAAGAAGGAACTCTTAAATTGGCTCTCTTAGATTATGGATGTTATGTGGGAGACTTATCTATAAAGTTGGACGGTGGTGCATCTTGGCTTTACCAATT GCTGGTAGATGTTTTTGAAGGGGATATAACATCTGCAGTTGAAGAGGGTatttcagagaaaataaaagaagggaTAATGAATCTTGATCATTTTTTGAAATCTCTTCCAGAGCAGATCTCACTAGACAAAACTGCTGCACTAAATGTTTCTTTTGTTGGCAATCCTGTGTTGAGTAACTCCTCTATTGCTATTGCAATTAATGGTTTATTCACAGGGAAAAATGAAGTTTTAGTACCTCAACGTTACTACCAGAAAGGAATGAAGATTTCTGCTGCCTGTGGTGGTTTACAAAAGATGATAAAGGTTTCAATACATGAAAATGTGTTCAAATCTGCTTCCCTAGTTTACTACAAT GCAGGTAAAATGCAATTGATTATTGATGAACTGCCTGATCAGGACATTTTGAACACTGCTGAATGGAGATTCATAGTTCCCCAATTATACAAGCGATATCCAaatgatgacatgcaacttaaTATCTCTATATCTTCTCCACCAGTTATACAAGTGACCTACCAAGACATTGGTGCAACTATTTTTGTAGATATAACGATTGATGTTCTGGAAGACGGTGAAGTCATACCTGTTGCATGCATCTCAGTG GAAATTAGTGCTTCATGTGCTGTGGAAATTGAAGGAAACAATATTGCTGGTTGGCTCAGATTACAAACATTTTCTGCATACTTGAAGTGGAGCAAAATAGGGAAACTGCACGTGCGTCTGATCCAG TCACTAATGTCAAGTGTCCTCAAAACTGTTGTCCTTCCATACCTGAACTTCAAATTAAAGAGAGGATTCCCATTACCAATTATTGATGGTTATGGCTTTCAGAATGCAATTATCTTGTACAATCATCCATGGATTATGGTGTGTAGTGATGTTTCCTTCTTAGAAGATTACTATCTAGGTCAACAGTTAGCTTATGTTTCATAA